The Seriola aureovittata isolate HTS-2021-v1 ecotype China chromosome 3, ASM2101889v1, whole genome shotgun sequence genome includes a region encoding these proteins:
- the LOC130166081 gene encoding tubulin beta-4B chain-like gives MREIVHLQAGQCGNQIGAKFWEVISDEHGIDPTGTYHGDSDLQLDRINVYYNEASGGKYVPRAILVDLEPGTMDSVRSGPFGQIFRPDNFVFGQSGAGNNWAKGHYTEGAELVDSVLDVVRKEAESCDCLQGFQLTHSLGGGTGSGMGTLLISKIREEYPDRIMNTFSVVPSPKVSDTVVEPYNATLSVHQLVENTDETYCIDNEALYDICFRTLKLTTPTYGDLNHLVSATMSGVTTCLRFPGQLNADLRKLAVNMVPFPRLHFFMPGFAPLTSRGSQQYRALSVPELTQQMFDAKNMMAACDPRHGRYLTVAAVFRGRMSMKEVDEQMLNVQNKNSSYFVEWIPNNVKTAVCDIPPRGLKMAATFIGNSTAIQELFKRISEQFTAMFRRKAFLHWYTGEGMDEMEFTEAESNMNDLVSEYQQYQDATAEEGEFEEEGEEEVA, from the exons ATGCGTGAGATAGTGCACCTGCAGGCCGGGCAGTGCGGGAACCAGATTGGAGCAAAG TTCTGGGAGGTGATCAGTGATGAGCATGGCATCGACCCAACTGGAACCTACCACGGAGACAGCGACCTGCAGCTGGACAGAATCAATGTCTACTATAACGAGGCTTCAG GTGGGAAGTACGTGCCTAGGGCCATCTTAGTGGATCTGGAGCCAGGCACTATGGACTCTGTCCGCTCCGGCCCCTTCGGACAGATATTCAGACCTGACAACTTTGTCTTTG GTCAGAGTGGAGCAGGTAACAACTGGGCCAAGGGCCACTACACAGAGGGAGCTGAGCTGGTGGACTCTGTCCTGGATGTGGTGAGGAAGGAGGCTGAGAGCTGCGACTGCCTCCAGGGTTTCCAGCTCACACATTCCCTGGGCGGTGGTACCGGCTCTGGCATGGGAACTCTGCTCATCAGCAAGATCCGAGAGGAGTACCCCGATCGTATTATGAACACCTTCAGCGTTGTGCCCTCTCCTAAG GTGTCAGATACAGTGGTGGAACCCTACAACGCCACGCTGTCTGTCCACCAGCTGGTTGAGAACACAGACGAGACATACTGCATCGACAACGAGGCCCTGTATGACATCTGTTTCCGCACCCTCAAACTCACCACACCCACTTACGGAGACCTCAACCACCTGGTCTCCGCCACCATGAGCGGGGTGACAACTTGCCTGCGTTTCCCCGGCCAGCTCAACGCTGACCTCCGCAAACTGGCCGTCAACATGGTGCCCTTCCCTCGTCTGCACTTCTTCATGCCCGGCTTCGCCCCCTTGACCAGCCGGGGAAGCCAGCAGTACAGAGCCCTCTCTGTGCCTGAACTCACTCAGCAGATGTTTGACGCCAAGAACATGATGGCCGCCTGCGACCCGCGCCACGGCCGCTACCTGACCGTGGCCGCCGTGTTCCGTGGCCGCATGTCGATGAAGGAAGTGGACGAGCAGATGCTGAATGTGCAGAACAAGAACAGCAGCTACTTCGTGGAATGGATCCCCAACAACGTCAAGACGGCCGTGTGTGACATCCCGCCCCGTGGGCTCAAGATGGCGGCCACTTTCATCGGCAACAGCACAGCCATCCAGGAGCTGTTCAAGCGCATCTCCGAGCAGTTCACTGCCATGTTCCGCCGCAAGGCCTTCCTCCACTGGTACACCGGCGAGGGCATGGATGAGATGGAGTTCACCGAGGCGGAGAGCAACATGAACGACTTGGTGTCCGAGTACCAGCAGTATCAGGACGccacagcagaggagggagagtttgaggaggagggagaggaggaggtggcctAA